In Mytilus trossulus isolate FHL-02 chromosome 6, PNRI_Mtr1.1.1.hap1, whole genome shotgun sequence, a single window of DNA contains:
- the LOC134721911 gene encoding zinc finger protein 184-like, producing the protein MREKESKAKTTGDEFTCEYCKKVFTSKINMRRHIRLIHISNKGVTCDICNRPFNNRNYLLRHMKSMHSSIEESCTCEICDKSFKNDTCLKNHMKIHTGDKVLVDCKFCGKSFSGKDSLAKHIKIHKGIRSFKCSLCDKHFSQKVNLQTHEIVHLGLKPFKCEICSKPFRRQHHLESHQRIHTGERPYKCTICKFTAISSSQLRRHIDLHSGEKPFKCSICSKAFSLKKYVKAHETTHREKKVLCKLCGKAFVNTDSLYKHGLVHSDKNKVECEICGKVLKHLPNLRRHIKELHSDETNFTCHICDKSFKRKAHLKVHVRIHSGVKQYRCKICDHGFYDNTNLKQHMRMHAGEKPYKCLTCDKSFASNQHLRNHQLVHTKQRPYICTVCDRTFTTSSNLKDHINVHTGDQRFQCTLCEKRFTFRYEMKYHMRYHAKEKNKKQTNDV; encoded by the coding sequence ATGAGAGAAAAGGAGAGTAAAGCGAAAACTACTGGTGATGAATTCACTTGTGAATATTGTAAGAAGGTATTCACTTCAAAGATTAACATGAGAAGACACATCAGATTAATACACATTTCTAATAAAGGAGTAACGTGTGATATTTGTAACAGGCCATTTAATAATCGCAATTATTTACTTCGTCACATGAAAAGTATGCATTCTTCAATTGAAGAAAGTTGCACGTGCGAAATTTGTGATAAATCGTTTAAAAACGACACGTGTTTGAAGAATCACATGAAAATACATACTGGTGATAAAGTGCTCGTTGATTGTAAATTCTGTGGTAAATCATTTTCAGGAAAAGATTCTTTggcaaaacatatcaaaatacacAAAGGCATTAGAAGTTTCAAATGTTCCCTTTGTGACAAACATTTCTCACAGAAAGTTAATCTTCAAACTCACGAAATTGTGCACTTAGGTTTAAAACCTTTCAAATGCGAAATATGCTCGAAACCATTTAGGAGGCAACACCATCTAGAGTCACACCAGAGGATACATACGGGGGAACGCCCATATAAATGTACGATTTGTAAATTTACTGCCATCTCAAGTTCACAACTACGTAGACACATCGACTTACATTCGGGAGAAAAACCCTTTAAATGCTCAATCTGTTCGAAAGCATTTAGTCTAAAGAAATACGTAAAAGCACACGAAACTACTCATAGAGAAAAgaaagttttatgtaaactTTGTGGTAAAGCCTTCGTGAATACTGATTCCTTGTATAAACATGGCCTTGTTCATTCAGATAAAAACAAAGTCGAGTGTGAAATATGCGGAAAGGTTCTGAAACATCTACCGAATTTAAGAAGACACATAAAAGAACTGCATTCCGATGAGACCAATTTTACCTGCCATATATGCGATAAGTCATTTAAGAGAAAGGCACATTTAAAAGTGCATGTCAGAATTCATTCAGGTGTGAAACAGTACAGATGCAAGATTTGCGACCATGGTTTCTATGACAACACAAATTTGAAACAACATATGCGGATGCATGCGGGAGAAAAGCCCTATAAATGCCTAACGTGTGATAAATCCTTTGCATCGAATCAACACTTGCGTAACCATCAACTAGTTCATACGAAACAAAGACCATATATATGTACAGTGTGTGATCGGACTTTTACGACAAGTTCAAACCTCAAGGATCATATCAACGTACATACCGGAGACCAACGGTTTCAATGTACGCTTTGTGAGAAGCGGTTTACCTTCCGATATGAAATGAAGTATCATATGAGATATCATgcaaaagagaaaaacaaaaaacagacaaacGATGTTTGA